A section of the Halichoerus grypus chromosome 11, mHalGry1.hap1.1, whole genome shotgun sequence genome encodes:
- the CAVIN3 gene encoding caveolae-associated protein 3, with translation MGESALEPGPVSAAPAGGPVHALTVVTLLEKLATMLEALRERQGGLARRQGGLAGSVRRIQSGLGALSRSHDTTSNTLAQLLAKAERVGSHADAAQERAVRRAAQVQRLEANHGLLVARGKLHVLLFKEEAEIPASAFQKAPEPLGPADQSELGPEQPEAEVEESSDEEPVESRARRLRRTGLQKVQSLRRALSGRKGPGAPTPTPVKPPRLGPGRSTDGQPEARPALEPKPESEPPQDTEEEPGRPAAAEAAVLQIESAA, from the exons ATGGGGGAGAGCGCGCTGGAGCCGGGGCCTGTGTCCGCAGCGCCGGCTGGGGGCCCGGTGCACGCCCTGACGGTGGTGACGCTGTTGGAGAAGCTGGCCACCATGCTGGAGGCGCTGCGGGAGCGGCAGGGGGGCCTGGCTCGGAGGCAGGGCGGCCTAGCGGGCTCGGTGCGCCGCATCCAGAGCGGCCTGGGCGCGCTGAGCCGCAGCCACGACACGACGAGCAACACGCTGGCGCAGCTGCTAGCCAAGGCGGAGCGCGTCGGCTCGCACGCGGATGCTGCGCAGGAGCGCGCCGTGCGCCGCGCCGCCCAGGTGCAACGGCTGGAGGCCAACCACGGGCTGCTGGTGGCGCGCGGGAAGCTCCACGTCCTGCTCTTCAAG GAGGAGGCTGAAATCCCAGCCAGCGCCTTCCAGAAGGCGCCTGAGCCCCTAGGCCCAGCGGACCAGTCCGAGCTCGGCCCAGAGCAGCCCGAGGCCGAAGTTGAGGAGAGCTCGGACGAGGAGCCGGTGGAGTCCAGGGCCCGGCGGCTGCGGCGCACCGGGTTGCAGAAGGTACAGAGCCTGCGGAGGGCCCTGTCTGGCCGGAAAGGCCCTGGAGCACCAACGCCCACGCCGGTCAAGCCACCGCGCCTCGGGCCTGGCCGGAGCACTGATGGCCAGCCGGAAGCCCGGCCTGCGCTGGAGCCCAAGCCGGAATCAGAACCTCCACAGGACACCGAGGAAGAGCCCGGGAGGCCTGCGGCTGCCGAAGCCGCGGTGCTGCAAATAGAGAGTGCGGCCTAA